From a single Centropristis striata isolate RG_2023a ecotype Rhode Island chromosome 14, C.striata_1.0, whole genome shotgun sequence genomic region:
- the serinc2 gene encoding serine incorporator 2: protein MGACLALGSLASCASCLCGSASCLLSSCCPSAVNSTVSRLAFSFLLLLGTLVSIIMILPGMEEHLKKIPGFCLGGTSIPGIENKVNCDIIVGYKSVYRMCFAMACFFFLFSIIMIRVRSSKDPRAAVQNGFWFFKFLVLVGITVGAFFIPDGIFNTVWYYFGVVGSFFFIIIQLILLVDFAHSWNQAWLEKAEEGNSKCWFAALLTFTFLFYALAFTAIVLFYVFYTQPDDCTEHKVFISLNFLFCIAVSIVAILPKVQEAQPSSGLLQASFISLYTMYVTWSAMSNNPNRKCNPSLLSLVQPVSPTPPPGPAPTAHPGNVQWWDAQGIVGLIIFLFCTLYASIRSSNNTQVNKLMQTEEGQGLTTNEVTAGEDGVRRAVDNEEEAVTYSYSFFHFSLFLASLYIMMTLTNWYKPDTDYQTMQTTMPAVWVKICSSWLGLGIYLWTLVAPLVLSDRDFS, encoded by the exons ATGGGAGCTTGTTTGGCTCTGGGTTCTCTTGCCAGTTGT GCGTCCTGTTTGTGCGGCTCGGCCTCCTGCCTCCTGTCATCATGCTGCCCGTCAGCGGTCAACTCCACCGTGAGCCGGCTGGCCTTctccttcctgctgctgctcgggACTCTGGTGTCTATCATCATGATTCTCCCGGGCATGGAGGAGCATCTTAAAAAG ATTCCGGGTTTCTGTCTCGGTGGGACGTCTATACCCGGCATAGAGAACAAGGTGAACTGTGACATCATTGTTGGCTACAAGTCGGTGTACCGCATGTGCTTCGCCATGGcctgcttcttcttcctcttctccatCATCATGATCCGAGTGCGCAGCAGCAAGGACCCCCGAGCCGCCGTCCAAAATGG TTTCTGGTTCTTCAAGTTCCTGGTGCTGGTTGGCATCACTGTGGGAGCGTTCTTCATTCCAGATGGTATCTTTAATACAG tgtggtattactttGGCGTGGTGGGCTctttcttcttcatcatcatccaGCTCATCCTGCTGGTGGACTTCGCCCATTCCTGGAACCAGGCCTGGCTGGAGAAGGCAGAGGAGGGAAACTCCAAGTGCTGGTTTGCAG CTCTGCTGACCTTTACCTTCCTCTTCTACGCGTTGGCTTTCACCGCCATCGTGCTTTTCTACGTGTTCTACACCCAACCTGACGACTGCACCGAGCACAAGGTCTTCATCAGCCTCAACTTCTTGTTCTGCATCGCCGTGTCCATCGTGGCCATTCTGCCCAAAGTCCAG GAGGCTCAGCCTAGCTCAGGCCTGCTCCAGGCCTCCTTCATCTCACTCTACACCATGTATGTCACCTGGTCAGCCATGAGCAACAACCCCA ACAGGAAGTGTAACCCCAGCCTGTTGAGTCTGGTCCAGCCCGTCAGCCCTACCCCCCCACCAGGACCCGCTCCTACCGCACACCCCGGGAACGTGCAGTGGTGGGACGCACAGGGCATCGTGGGATTGATTATTTTCCTCTTCTGTACTCTTTATGCCAG CATCCGCTCCTCCAACAACACCCAGGTGAACAAGCTGATGCAGACGGAGGAGGGCCAGGGTCTGACCACCAACGAGGTGACGGCAGGGGAGGACGGAGTCCGCCGCGCTGTGGACAACGAGGAGGAGGCGGTCACCTACAGCTACTCCTTCTTCCACTTCAGCCTCTTCCTGGCCTCTCTCTACATCATGATGACCCTCACCAACTGGTACAA